A genomic region of Candidatus Hinthialibacter antarcticus contains the following coding sequences:
- the purL gene encoding phosphoribosylformylglycinamidine synthase subunit PurL — MTSFINEADYNDPKKLIAILKQNAIALTPDEAVSIKDRIGRLPSRAELFVFNIEWSEHCSYKSSKRLLKEYLPIDGRYVIQGPEEDAGIVELCVHNGEKWGIVFAHESHNHPSQVLPFEGAATGVGGIVRDVDCMGASVIGVADSLRFGDPNGKFGERSQAIAEGVVEGIYSYGNALGVPNLGGDTVYHEKYDDNCLVNVIAIGLLRESEIIHSRVPPEGEGYDLILIGKPTDRSGFGGAAFASGVLDQDNEEENKGAVQVPDPFLKNVLLHYKATHAVKELLRQKGVKAGMKDLGAGGIACCASEIGASGGFGVDIQLENVHISEPDLPAEIILCAETQERYIWAVPPEITPDVLRIYNEEWELPTICAGAGARVIGKVIKEQQMRVTHHGEVVVDLPIEFVVEGIQYKRESKQPTQTFEEPTLALPDDWNGLLFDLLKQPNICSKDFIYRHYDTEVQGRGYIRPGEADAAVFVPLDDAPVGAALAVDGNPFYGELSPYWGAATAVAECMRNIAAVGATPRAMTDNLNYGNPEKPEDFWALEEGVKGLADAARNLYDPNREPEAVPFVSGNVSLYNHSTTGLSIPPSPIVACIGVIEHAGKALTLDLKQAGNLLVLVGERYDELGGSAYYQTRKAGLGANVPQVRFEQERGIIYGTIAAIDQELAASAHDISNGGLALSAVEMMLACHQSANFGVELKLSSLGSDLRDDTLLFSESGGMVLEVDPAKLDAVKALYKDYGHTPVVIGKVTDQAKFVVLDKQEKIIIDAPRADLQIAWRGDYSLTLAT; from the coding sequence ATGACGTCTTTTATAAACGAAGCCGACTATAACGACCCAAAAAAACTGATCGCTATTCTCAAGCAAAACGCAATTGCGTTGACGCCGGACGAAGCCGTCTCGATCAAAGACCGCATTGGCCGCCTGCCGTCGCGCGCGGAACTGTTCGTTTTCAACATCGAATGGAGCGAACACTGTTCGTACAAAAGCAGCAAGCGCTTGCTGAAAGAATATCTCCCTATTGATGGCCGCTATGTGATTCAAGGCCCCGAAGAAGACGCGGGCATCGTGGAACTGTGCGTCCATAACGGCGAAAAATGGGGCATCGTCTTTGCGCACGAAAGCCATAATCACCCCTCGCAGGTGTTGCCCTTTGAAGGCGCTGCGACCGGCGTCGGCGGCATTGTGCGCGACGTGGACTGTATGGGCGCATCGGTGATCGGCGTGGCGGATTCGTTACGCTTCGGTGATCCCAATGGGAAATTCGGCGAGCGCAGCCAGGCGATTGCCGAGGGCGTCGTTGAAGGCATTTATAGTTATGGCAATGCGCTGGGCGTGCCCAATTTAGGCGGCGATACGGTCTATCACGAGAAATATGACGACAACTGTCTGGTGAACGTGATCGCCATTGGCCTCCTGCGCGAAAGCGAGATCATCCACAGCCGCGTTCCACCTGAAGGCGAAGGCTACGATCTCATATTGATCGGCAAGCCGACGGACCGTTCGGGCTTTGGCGGCGCGGCGTTCGCGTCCGGCGTGTTAGACCAAGATAATGAAGAAGAAAACAAAGGCGCGGTGCAGGTTCCCGACCCGTTTTTGAAAAATGTGTTGCTGCATTACAAAGCGACCCATGCGGTGAAAGAACTGCTCAGGCAAAAAGGCGTCAAAGCGGGCATGAAAGACCTGGGCGCGGGCGGCATCGCGTGTTGCGCGTCGGAAATCGGCGCCAGCGGCGGCTTCGGCGTTGATATTCAATTAGAGAATGTCCATATTTCCGAGCCTGATCTGCCTGCGGAAATTATTCTCTGCGCGGAAACGCAAGAGCGCTACATTTGGGCGGTCCCGCCGGAGATCACCCCGGACGTGTTGCGCATCTATAACGAAGAGTGGGAACTACCCACCATCTGCGCGGGCGCGGGCGCGCGCGTCATCGGCAAGGTCATCAAAGAACAACAAATGCGGGTCACTCATCACGGCGAAGTGGTGGTTGATCTTCCCATTGAGTTTGTGGTGGAAGGCATTCAGTACAAACGCGAATCAAAGCAACCAACGCAGACCTTTGAAGAACCCACGTTGGCGCTTCCTGACGATTGGAACGGCCTACTGTTTGATTTGTTGAAGCAGCCGAATATTTGCTCGAAAGATTTCATCTATCGCCATTACGATACCGAGGTGCAGGGGCGCGGGTATATTCGCCCAGGCGAGGCGGACGCGGCGGTATTTGTCCCGCTGGATGACGCGCCGGTTGGCGCAGCGTTGGCGGTTGACGGCAACCCGTTTTACGGCGAGCTATCGCCCTATTGGGGCGCGGCGACGGCGGTCGCTGAATGTATGCGCAATATCGCCGCCGTGGGCGCGACGCCTCGCGCAATGACTGACAACTTGAATTACGGCAACCCCGAAAAGCCCGAAGATTTCTGGGCATTGGAAGAAGGCGTTAAAGGTTTGGCGGACGCGGCGAGAAATTTATATGACCCCAACCGCGAGCCGGAAGCGGTTCCGTTTGTGTCGGGCAACGTCTCGTTATACAACCATTCCACCACCGGGCTTTCGATTCCGCCCTCGCCGATTGTGGCGTGCATTGGCGTGATTGAACACGCGGGCAAAGCGTTGACGCTTGATTTGAAACAAGCGGGCAACCTCTTGGTTCTGGTCGGCGAGCGCTACGACGAATTGGGCGGCTCAGCGTATTACCAAACGCGTAAAGCCGGGCTGGGCGCCAACGTCCCTCAAGTGCGCTTCGAGCAGGAGCGTGGAATCATCTATGGAACCATCGCTGCGATTGACCAGGAACTGGCGGCGTCCGCGCATGACATTTCGAACGGCGGTTTGGCGTTGAGCGCGGTCGAGATGATGTTGGCTTGTCATCAGTCCGCTAATTTTGGCGTCGAATTAAAACTAAGCAGCCTGGGTTCCGACTTGCGGGATGATACGCTGCTGTTTTCCGAATCAGGCGGCATGGTTCTCGAAGTCGATCCCGCGAAGTTAGACGCCGTGAAAGCGTTATACAAAGACTATGGACATACGCCGGTTGTAATCGGCAAGGTGACCGACCAAGCGAAATTTGTTGTTCTTGATAAACAAGAGAAAATCATCATTGATGCGCCGCGCGCTGATTTACAAATTGCATGGCGCGGCGACTACAGCCTGACCCTAGCTACATAA
- the purQ gene encoding phosphoribosylformylglycinamidine synthase I, giving the protein MTDTPIIAVLQFPGSNCESETARALRWVGLQAEVFRWNRPAAQLAHFDGYIVPGGFSYEDRVRAGVIAAKEPLLDQLATEAEQGKPILGICNGAQILLETGLVPGLHPGKVEMALARNYMTHQGHVVRRGHHCSWVNLRCEVAAERTPFTGGLNAGVVSPMTVSHGEGRFTTNNTELLQELERNNQIVWRYCNDATETPEGLPTNPNGSLSNIAGLCNPKGNVTALMPHPERSFFLRQTPPIWAGAWGDKRRAAAGKAEQWDEPGPGYSVFSSLKQYFSQ; this is encoded by the coding sequence ATGACGGATACGCCTATTATTGCGGTGCTGCAGTTTCCCGGCAGCAATTGTGAATCAGAAACAGCCCGCGCATTGCGTTGGGTGGGCTTACAGGCTGAAGTGTTTCGCTGGAACCGGCCTGCGGCGCAACTCGCCCATTTTGACGGCTACATTGTTCCTGGCGGGTTTTCGTATGAAGACCGCGTTCGCGCGGGCGTGATCGCCGCCAAAGAGCCGCTTCTCGATCAGCTCGCAACCGAAGCCGAACAGGGAAAGCCCATTCTCGGCATCTGCAACGGCGCCCAAATTTTATTAGAAACCGGGCTGGTTCCCGGGTTGCATCCAGGCAAAGTTGAGATGGCGCTGGCCCGAAATTATATGACCCATCAGGGCCATGTCGTCCGGCGCGGCCACCATTGCAGTTGGGTGAACCTGCGCTGTGAAGTCGCAGCGGAGCGTACGCCATTCACTGGCGGATTAAACGCAGGCGTGGTTTCGCCGATGACGGTTTCACACGGCGAGGGGCGCTTTACGACGAACAATACCGAGTTATTGCAAGAGCTCGAACGCAATAACCAGATCGTTTGGCGCTACTGCAATGATGCCACCGAGACGCCCGAAGGACTTCCTACAAACCCGAACGGATCATTGTCGAATATCGCGGGGTTGTGCAATCCTAAGGGCAATGTGACCGCCTTGATGCCGCACCCGGAGCGGTCCTTCTTTTTACGCCAGACGCCGCCGATCTGGGCGGGCGCATGGGGCGACAAGCGCCGCGCCGCTGCTGGCAAAGCAGAACAGTGGGATGAACCCGGCCCTGGCTATAGCGTGTTTTCTTCGTTGAAGCAATATTTTAGTCAATAA
- a CDS encoding HD domain-containing protein — translation MIDSPSTPLPDATKEEEFFPLDANELLGKEASRFPIYIYNEERKRFVLFKLADESIPHERLSALTKDGKRPVFVPRSHGTELSMMLSDNLAGIVNDASLPSEIKTSRIHSLSVAVMQNLFEANADSEVFIGASKNVSNSVADLMLNEPDAVSQLTTLRNYDYYTFSHSLNVCVLALGLYQFMNPNESANSIRDLSRGMLLHDIGKCDVPTDLTNKKGSLSDDEWDVMKSHTVKGYERLAIDIDLSGDSRTVSLLHHEACDGSGYPHGKPMQNIPFTSRLCKVVDVYDALTSRRSYKPSLKPFEALQMMATEMKQQVDQEILKQFILFLDQVSKSNVRTG, via the coding sequence GTGATTGACTCGCCTTCAACGCCTCTTCCTGACGCAACAAAAGAAGAGGAGTTTTTTCCGCTTGACGCAAATGAACTGCTGGGCAAAGAAGCGTCAAGATTTCCCATCTATATTTATAATGAAGAACGAAAGCGGTTTGTCCTGTTTAAATTGGCGGATGAATCGATCCCCCATGAACGGTTAAGCGCATTAACGAAAGACGGCAAGCGCCCGGTCTTTGTTCCACGCAGCCACGGGACCGAACTCAGCATGATGTTGTCCGACAATTTGGCGGGCATCGTCAATGACGCTTCACTGCCAAGCGAAATCAAGACTTCGCGCATTCACTCGTTGTCTGTCGCGGTCATGCAGAATTTGTTTGAAGCGAACGCCGACTCTGAGGTTTTTATCGGGGCTTCGAAGAACGTCAGCAATTCTGTCGCCGATTTAATGTTAAATGAACCTGACGCGGTTTCTCAACTCACGACGTTAAGGAACTATGACTACTATACATTCAGCCACAGCCTCAATGTCTGCGTTTTGGCCTTGGGGTTGTATCAGTTTATGAACCCCAACGAGTCGGCGAACAGCATTCGCGATCTCTCGCGCGGGATGTTATTGCATGACATTGGCAAATGCGACGTGCCGACGGATTTAACCAATAAAAAAGGCTCATTATCGGACGATGAATGGGACGTAATGAAAAGCCACACCGTCAAAGGCTATGAACGATTGGCGATTGACATTGATTTGAGCGGAGACTCCCGCACGGTGTCGTTGTTGCACCACGAAGCCTGCGATGGCTCGGGATACCCGCATGGCAAGCCAATGCAGAACATTCCCTTTACGTCGCGTTTGTGCAAAGTCGTTGACGTGTATGATGCGCTGACGTCGCGGCGGTCATATAAGCCTTCTCTCAAACCGTTTGAAGCCTTACAAATGATGGCGACGGAAATGAAACAGCAAGTCGATCAGGAAATTTTGAAACAATTTATTTTATTTTTAGACCAGGTCAGCAAAAGCAATGTTCGCACTGGTTGA
- a CDS encoding glycerophosphodiester phosphodiesterase family protein produces MAETNIIAHRGNSSVAPENTLASVRAAVNLTPQPAYIEIDLHRSSDGVLVVSHDEDTLRTTGVAGMIREQKFSVLRKLDAGYSKQFGDKFKGERLPRLEEVLDLVKDTPIGIMIESKQLLLEDDVVALLNKRGEIEKHVFASFDELSVFRAKELAPKLRTLFLAGELSQGSLLRGKDVKADIMGVSSKTSETMIRQARQKGFQVWVWTVDDEKDMKNFFQVPVDGLISNRPEQALKLLNSQ; encoded by the coding sequence ATGGCAGAGACGAACATCATTGCTCACCGGGGAAACAGCAGCGTTGCGCCGGAGAACACGCTGGCTTCTGTACGGGCTGCCGTGAATTTGACGCCGCAACCTGCCTACATCGAAATCGACTTGCATCGCTCTAGCGACGGCGTGTTGGTTGTATCGCACGATGAAGACACGCTGCGGACGACGGGCGTCGCGGGTATGATTCGCGAGCAAAAATTCTCCGTGCTGCGGAAACTGGATGCGGGATACTCCAAACAGTTCGGCGACAAGTTCAAAGGCGAACGCTTGCCCCGCTTGGAAGAAGTGCTCGATTTGGTCAAAGATACGCCGATTGGCATTATGATTGAATCAAAGCAGCTGTTGCTCGAAGACGATGTGGTTGCGCTCTTAAATAAACGCGGTGAAATCGAAAAGCACGTTTTCGCGAGTTTTGATGAACTCTCGGTGTTTCGCGCAAAAGAATTGGCGCCAAAACTTCGCACCTTGTTTCTGGCGGGTGAACTTTCGCAGGGTTCATTATTGCGCGGCAAAGACGTGAAGGCCGATATCATGGGCGTGAGTAGCAAGACCAGCGAAACAATGATTCGTCAGGCCCGGCAAAAAGGGTTTCAGGTCTGGGTGTGGACGGTGGATGATGAAAAAGACATGAAGAATTTTTTCCAGGTTCCTGTAGACGGCCTCATCAGCAATCGCCCCGAGCAAGCGCTGAAATTGCTGAATTCTCAATAA
- a CDS encoding trypsin-like peptidase domain-containing protein, giving the protein MKSAPVLLMRFIAFLLLLSLLITLLNMLGVPNPFYNPFSRPAALPRGVTPPTGALGGDEQNTIEVFSQISPSVCYITNTELRRGGFLNLDVFEVPSGSGSGFIWDHDGHIVTNFHVVYRASTITVVLNDQSSWRAKIIGSDPDFDLAVLKIGAPKDQLPPVLIGESSSLRVGQKVLAIGNPFGLDSTLTVGIVSALGRSIRAMSGRTISDVIQTDAAINPGNSGGPLLDSFGRLIGVNTAIISPSGSSAGIGFAVPVDTVNRVVPQLISKGEVDKPWMGIDIMPTSILSRLGLKDLKGVMVRRVIEDSPAEAAGLRGARQDDAGKLLLGDVIIAINTVDVLNQDDLFRALDSTAPGDEITMRFVRDGNIYEQTLRLGVRRD; this is encoded by the coding sequence ATGAAATCTGCGCCTGTTTTATTGATGCGTTTTATCGCATTTTTATTATTGTTGTCTCTTCTTATCACGCTCCTCAATATGTTGGGAGTTCCAAACCCGTTTTATAACCCATTTTCGCGTCCAGCGGCGCTTCCACGGGGAGTGACGCCGCCTACTGGCGCTTTGGGCGGCGACGAACAAAACACCATCGAAGTATTCAGCCAGATATCCCCGTCGGTGTGTTATATTACTAATACCGAACTGCGGCGCGGCGGGTTTTTGAATCTGGATGTGTTCGAGGTTCCGTCGGGTTCCGGCTCGGGATTTATCTGGGACCACGATGGCCACATTGTAACCAATTTTCATGTTGTCTATCGCGCGAGTACAATCACGGTGGTGTTGAACGACCAGTCATCGTGGCGCGCAAAAATTATTGGGAGCGATCCCGATTTTGATTTGGCGGTATTAAAAATTGGTGCGCCCAAAGACCAGTTGCCGCCTGTCTTAATCGGTGAATCTTCGTCCCTGCGCGTGGGACAAAAAGTCTTGGCGATTGGCAACCCGTTTGGGTTGGATTCTACTTTGACGGTAGGGATCGTCAGCGCGTTGGGGCGTTCGATCCGCGCGATGAGCGGCCGGACGATTTCTGACGTGATTCAGACGGACGCGGCGATTAATCCAGGAAATTCCGGTGGGCCTTTGTTGGATTCGTTTGGACGATTGATTGGCGTCAATACGGCGATTATCAGCCCCAGCGGTTCTAGCGCGGGCATTGGTTTCGCGGTGCCGGTTGATACGGTCAACCGGGTGGTCCCTCAGCTAATTTCAAAAGGTGAAGTGGATAAACCCTGGATGGGCATTGATATCATGCCGACGTCGATTTTATCGCGGCTAGGCCTGAAGGATTTGAAGGGCGTAATGGTTCGCCGCGTAATCGAAGACAGCCCTGCTGAAGCCGCCGGTTTAAGAGGCGCACGGCAAGACGACGCCGGTAAACTATTATTAGGCGATGTGATTATCGCGATCAATACGGTGGATGTTTTAAACCAAGATGATTTATTCCGTGCGTTGGATTCAACCGCTCCCGGCGACGAGATTACGATGCGGTTTGTGCGGGACGGGAACATATATGAACAGACATTGCGTTTAGGCGTTCGGCGGGATTAA
- a CDS encoding LOG family protein, which produces MTSPKTIAVYGSSAVLQDSDICAQAERIGYQLASVGFRVSNGGYMGVMAACSRGARNAGGEVIGVTCEMFKDRSPNTHLTEEISTKDLNERIVTLMNISDAYVILDGAIGTFAELFLAWNLVYMGWDKSIIVVGESMRRAVLALQEHTEIDERQMKYIEFSPDVDDAVKRLRARFGC; this is translated from the coding sequence ATGACATCTCCTAAAACCATCGCCGTTTATGGAAGTTCAGCCGTTTTACAAGACAGCGACATCTGTGCGCAAGCCGAGCGCATAGGCTATCAACTCGCGTCGGTGGGCTTTCGCGTCAGCAACGGCGGCTACATGGGCGTGATGGCAGCGTGCAGCCGGGGCGCGCGTAACGCGGGCGGCGAGGTCATTGGCGTCACCTGCGAAATGTTCAAAGACCGTTCGCCAAACACCCATCTCACCGAAGAAATTTCAACGAAAGATTTGAATGAACGCATCGTCACGTTGATGAACATCTCCGACGCCTATGTCATTCTCGACGGCGCCATCGGTACATTCGCGGAGTTGTTTCTCGCCTGGAACCTCGTATACATGGGGTGGGACAAATCCATCATCGTGGTAGGCGAATCCATGCGGCGGGCAGTGTTGGCGCTGCAAGAACACACCGAAATTGATGAACGCCAAATGAAATACATCGAATTTTCGCCGGATGTCGACGACGCCGTCAAACGTCTTCGCGCCCGCTTTGGCTGTTAA